The genomic window GTGGTTTCCGGGAATTGATGAGTATTAGTTAGTGCTGACGGATAGATTTTTAAATGTGATATATATTCTTTATTAAAAGATAATACCGAAGCTTACAAAAGTGAACTGACCCCAAAAAGTTAGACAAACTTTTCAAAGAAAACTTGTGCAAAGCGACTAAGAGAGATCTTGGTCGCTTTTGTCATGCAGCGTTGAGCCTGTATTCAACAGGTGACATTCCATCAAGCTTAAGCTTGATGCGCTTTGTGTTGTACCAAACGATGTATGAATGTAGTTCTGAAATGAAGTGCTCAACAGATGAGAATTCCTGTAAGTAGAGAAGTTCTGTTTTCAGCAATCCAAAGAAGTTTTCTGCGCAGGCGTTATCAAGACAGTTTCCCTTTCGTGACATACTTTGTCTTATGCCTTTATCTTTGAGCATTTTCTGGTACTGCTTGTGCTGATACTGCCAGCCCTGATCTGAATGCAAAATGAGTCCGGTGTTTTCCGGTATCTTTGCAAATGCTTTATTCAACATATCGGTCACTTGATTCAAATTAGGGTGGTAACTCAGGTTGTAGGACACAACCTCTCCGTTGAAAAGATCGATGATGGGCGACAGATACAGCTTGACACCAAACAGAGCAAACTCTGTCACATCTGTGACCCACTTCTGATTTGGCTTATCCGCTTTGAAATCACGTTCCAAAAGATTTGGTGCTATTCTGCCGACTTCACCCCTGAATGAGTTGTATTTCTTCATGCGAACGCGGCAGAATATACCCATTTTACGCATTAATCGCTGAATTGTCTTGTGGTTTATCCTATGCGTTTTTCTCAGTTCTTTCGTTATCCTGCGATAGCCATAGCGTCCTTTGCTTTCATCATATATCCTGCGGATATCCTCCTTGATTACTGCATACTTATCCGGTTTCGGATCATTGAATCGTTTGCTGTAATAGTAATAGGTGCTGCGAGGGATACCGGCAACATCAATGAGCAGACCTATCTTGTGTTCATGCCTCAGTTCCCAGATCACTTGTGCTTTTTCTCTTGCCGTACCCTTTCGGAAACCAAGGCATTCAATTTTTTTAAGTATGCATTCTCCGCACGAAGACGCTGAACCTCGGCTATGAGGTCTTCTTCGACTTCTTTTTTCAGTTTTGGAGGACGACCTGTTGATTTGCGCCCACGACGTTCAACATAAAATCCTTCTTTGCCTTCTTCAAGATAGATGCGCTCCCACTTCGCAACTGTCTTATCTCCTTGTGGAATGTCAAATTGTCTTGCAGTTTCCATATAACTTAATTTCTCGTTCTGCATTGTTTCAACCACTTTGATCTTAAATTCGGGTGTGTATC from Ruminococcus sp. NK3A76 includes these protein-coding regions:
- a CDS encoding IS3 family transposase: MIWELRHEHKIGLLIDVAGIPRSTYYYYSKRFNDPKPDKYAVIKEDIRRIYDESKGRYGYRRITKELRKTHRINHKTIQRLMRKMGIFCRVRMKKYNSFRGEVGRIAPNLLERDFKADKPNQKWVTDVTEFALFGVKLYLSPIIDLFNGEVVSYNLSYHPNLNQVTDMLNKAFAKIPENTGLILHSDQGWQYQHKQYQKMLKDKGIRQSMSRKGNCLDNACAENFFGLLKTELLYLQEFSSVEHFISELHSYIVWYNTKRIKLKLDGMSPVEYRLNAA
- a CDS encoding helix-turn-helix domain-containing protein, with amino-acid sequence MPKGIPNKRYTPEFKIKVVETMQNEKLSYMETARQFDIPQGDKTVAKWERIYLEEGKEGFYVERRGRKSTGRPPKLKKEVEEDLIAEVQRLRAENAYLKKLNALVSERVRQEKKHK